A window of Rhizobium sp. CC-YZS058 genomic DNA:
ACGCTGCTGCGCATGCTGGCCGGCTTTGAGCAGCCGACCTCCGGCGAGATCGTGCTCGACGGGCAGAACCTGGCCGGCACGCCGCCCTATCGCCGGCCGGTGAACATGATGTTCCAGTCCTATGCCCTGTTTCCCCATATGAGCGTCGAGGCCAACATCGCCTTCGGCCTGAAGCAGGACGGCATGGCGAAACCCGAGATTGCCGAGCGGGTCAAGCAGATGCTGAAGCTCGTCAAGCTCGAGCCTTTCGCCACCCGCAAGCCGCACCAGCTTTCGGGTGGCCAGCGCCAGCGCGTGGCGCTCGCCCGCTCGCTCGCCAAACGGCCGAAGGTGCTGCTGCTCGACGAGCCGCTCGGCGCGCTCGACAAGAAGCTGCGCGAGGAAACGCAGTTCGAACTGATGGACCTGCAACAGGAATTGGGTCTCACCTTCGTCGTCGTCACCCACGACCAGGAAGAGGCCATGACCATGGCCGACCGCATCGCCGTCATGGCGCATGGCAAGGTGGTGCAGGTGGCAACGCCTGCCGAGATCTACGAGGCGCCCAATTCCCGCTTCGTCGCCGATTTTATCGGCGATGTGAACATTTTCGACGGTACGGTCACCTCTGCGGACGGCACCAGCGTCCGCATCGACGCCGAGGCCGGGCTGGCGATCGAGACGCTGTCGCCCGAGCGGCCGCAGCCCGGCGCCAAAGCGGGCTTCGCCATCCGGCCGGAAAAAATCCGCGTCTCCAGCAAGCCGCCGGCAAGCGCGTCCGCCGTCAATGTGGCGGAAGGCGAGATCTGGGACATCGCCTATCTTGGCGACATGACCGTGTTCCATGTCAGGCTCGTGAGCGGCAAGGTGGTCAAGGCCTCGCTGCTCAATGCCGTGCGTGCGGTCGATGACCCGCTCGGCTACGAGCAGAAGGTGTGGATCTCCTTCGACCGGGATGCCGGCGTCGTCCTGAAGGATTGATCGCCATGAACCGGCTTGCCTCCGCCCTCTTCAACCGTCTCGTGATCATCATCCCCTATGGCTGGCTGTTGATCTTCTTCCTCATTCCCTTCTTCATCGTGTTGCGCATCTCGCTGTCCAGCACGGCGATCTCCATGCCGCCCTACGAGCCGGTCTTCTCGCTCGCCGACGGTCTTTCCGGCACGCTGGAGAAGCTCGGTCAGCTCTCCTTCGACAATTACGTCTGGCTGACGGAAGACGCGCTCTACACCAATGCCTATCTTTCCAGCCTCACCATCGCCTTCTTCTCGACGCTGCTGACGCTGCTGATCGCCTATCCGATCGCCTATGGCATGGCCAAGGCACCGACAGGCATCCGCCCGACCCTGCTCATGCTGGTGATCCTGCCCTTCTGGACGAGCTTCCTGATCCGCGTCTATGCCTGGATCGCCATCCTCAAGCCCGAAGGACTGCTCAACCAGCTCTTGCTGTCGCTCGGCCTCATCGATACGCCACTGGTCATCCTCAACACCAATACGGCGATCTATATCGGCATCGTCTATTCCTACCTGCCCTTCATGGTGCTGCCGCTCTATTCGGCACTGGAGAAGATGGACCATAGCCTGACGGAAGCCGCGCTCGATCTCGGCTGCACGCCGGTTTCCGCCTTCTGGCGCATCACCTTCCCGCTGTCGCTGCCGGGCGTCATTGCCGGCTGCCTGCTGGTCTTCATCCCCGCCGTCGGCGAATTCGTCATTCCCGACCTGCTCGGCGGTTCGGAAACGCTGATGATCGGCCGCACGCTCTGGAACGAGTTCAATTCCAATCGCGACTGGCCGGTCTCCTCGGCCGTTGCCGCCATCCTGCTGCTGATCCTGGTGGTGCCGATCATGATCTTCCAGCGCGCCCAGGCGCGGGCAGACGGGGAGGCACGCTGATGCCTCGCTGGTCCCGTTTCAACATCGCCTCGATCGTCGTCGGCTTCGCCTTCCTCTATCTGCCGATCGTGCTTCTGGTCATCTTCTCCTTCAACGAGTCGAAGCTCGTCACCGTCTGGGCGGGTTTCTCGACCAAATGGTACGGCGCCCTTCTCAACAATCAGGGCCTGCTCGATGCCGCCTGGGTGACGGCGCGCGTCGGCCTGCTCTCGGCCACGATCGCCACGGTGCTCGGCACGCTGGCAGCCCTTGCCATGACCCGCTACACCCGCTTTCGCGGCCGCATGCTGTTTTCCGGCATGATCTATGCGCCGCTGGTCATGCCCGAGGTGATCACCGGCCTTTCCATGCTGCTGCTTTTCGTGGCGCTCGGCTTCGACCGCGGATTCTGGACGCTGACCATCGCCCATATCACCTTCACCATGTGCTTCGTCGCCGTGGTGGTGCAGTCGCGCCTCGTCACCTTCGACCAGTCGATCGAGGAAGCGGCGATGGATCTCGGCGCGACGCCGGTGGCGACCTTCTTCCAGGTGACCCTGCCGGTCATTGCCCCCGCCGTCTTCTCGGGCTGGGTGCTGGCTTTCACGCTGTCGCTCGACGACCTCGTCATCTCCAGCTTTACCTCCGGGCCCGGCGCCACCACCCTGCCGATGAAGATCTACAGCCAGGTCCGCCTGGGCGTGACGCCGGAAATCAACGCCGTCTGCACGATCCTGATCGGCATCGTCGCCTTCGGCGTCCTCGTCGCCTCCATCATCTCCCGCCGCCGCGAAGCCCAGCGCCAGGCCGACGAAAGGGCCGCGTTTGGGGCGTGAGCTGGCCGATTCCTCCATACGGAAAATGCCGGCTTCCAGGCCGGCATTTTTTGTTTTCACGCTCTCGACTTCTCTACGCCGCCCGGCTGTAGCCGCTGCGTTCGGCTGGTTCCAGGCGGAACTGTTCGACCAGCATCATCAGCGTATCGGCCTGCTGGGCGAGGCTGCGGCTGGCGGCGGTGGCGTCGTCGACCATGCTGGCATTCTGCTGGGTCATCTGGTCCATCTGGTTGACCGAACCGTTGACCTCCAGAAGTGCGGCCGCCTGTTCGCGGCTGGCAGTGGCGATCATGTCGACATGGTGGCTGACGGCAACGATCTGCTGGCTGATGGAGGCGAGCACGGCGCCGGTCTCCTTGACGGCCTCGGAGCCGGAGGTGACCTCGAGCGTCGACTTGTTGATCAGCCCCTTGATCTCCTTGGCGGCGCCGGCCGAGCGTTGCGCAAGCTCCCGCACCTCCTGGGCGACGACGGCGAAGCCCTTGCCCGCCTCGCCCGCCCGCGCCGCTTCGATCCCGGCATTGAGTGCCAG
This region includes:
- a CDS encoding ABC transporter permease subunit — encoded protein: MNRLASALFNRLVIIIPYGWLLIFFLIPFFIVLRISLSSTAISMPPYEPVFSLADGLSGTLEKLGQLSFDNYVWLTEDALYTNAYLSSLTIAFFSTLLTLLIAYPIAYGMAKAPTGIRPTLLMLVILPFWTSFLIRVYAWIAILKPEGLLNQLLLSLGLIDTPLVILNTNTAIYIGIVYSYLPFMVLPLYSALEKMDHSLTEAALDLGCTPVSAFWRITFPLSLPGVIAGCLLVFIPAVGEFVIPDLLGGSETLMIGRTLWNEFNSNRDWPVSSAVAAILLLILVVPIMIFQRAQARADGEAR
- a CDS encoding ABC transporter permease, with product MPRWSRFNIASIVVGFAFLYLPIVLLVIFSFNESKLVTVWAGFSTKWYGALLNNQGLLDAAWVTARVGLLSATIATVLGTLAALAMTRYTRFRGRMLFSGMIYAPLVMPEVITGLSMLLLFVALGFDRGFWTLTIAHITFTMCFVAVVVQSRLVTFDQSIEEAAMDLGATPVATFFQVTLPVIAPAVFSGWVLAFTLSLDDLVISSFTSGPGATTLPMKIYSQVRLGVTPEINAVCTILIGIVAFGVLVASIISRRREAQRQADERAAFGA
- a CDS encoding ABC transporter ATP-binding protein produces the protein MKSLGSIRRSFAPWTDPASTPFISFRNVTKKFGDFVAVNDLSLDIYPREFFALLGASGCGKSTLLRMLAGFEQPTSGEIVLDGQNLAGTPPYRRPVNMMFQSYALFPHMSVEANIAFGLKQDGMAKPEIAERVKQMLKLVKLEPFATRKPHQLSGGQRQRVALARSLAKRPKVLLLDEPLGALDKKLREETQFELMDLQQELGLTFVVVTHDQEEAMTMADRIAVMAHGKVVQVATPAEIYEAPNSRFVADFIGDVNIFDGTVTSADGTSVRIDAEAGLAIETLSPERPQPGAKAGFAIRPEKIRVSSKPPASASAVNVAEGEIWDIAYLGDMTVFHVRLVSGKVVKASLLNAVRAVDDPLGYEQKVWISFDRDAGVVLKD